In Levilactobacillus brevis, a single genomic region encodes these proteins:
- a CDS encoding lactonase family protein gives MTEDFYIGTYTKRISRGIYRVSLDTKMPQLTNCEWLASAGSPTYIAKAAAKRLYVINKKETDGQTQGGLIIYDVSEEKPRAIQQVLEHGSSPAYVAVDEARQLIYTANYHKGLVDVYAIADDGTLTETDEIHDDDPVGPAPEQADGAHPHFANLTPDNRLVVCDLGTDKVYIYDVSAAGKLTAVSHVDLPAGYGPRHIVFDAKKSVAYLVGELSSNVATLDYDATAGKLTVKQISHTIPDDWTAHNGSAAIRLSSDGRFVYVSNRGHNSITVFAADDAGKLTTVQRISTEGDFPRDFNWNADESLVIVVNQNSDNATLYQRDADSGKLTMVQKDFMVPEGVCVVPVK, from the coding sequence ATGACGGAAGATTTTTATATTGGGACTTACACCAAGCGAATCAGTCGCGGCATTTACCGGGTGAGCCTGGATACCAAGATGCCACAGTTAACGAATTGTGAATGGTTAGCTTCTGCTGGGAGCCCAACTTATATTGCCAAGGCCGCTGCTAAGCGCCTGTACGTCATCAACAAGAAGGAAACGGATGGCCAGACCCAAGGTGGGTTGATTATCTACGATGTTTCTGAAGAAAAACCACGGGCCATTCAACAGGTGCTGGAACACGGTTCTTCACCGGCCTACGTTGCGGTTGATGAGGCGCGGCAATTAATCTACACGGCCAACTACCACAAGGGCCTGGTCGACGTCTATGCTATCGCTGACGATGGAACCTTGACGGAAACCGATGAGATTCATGATGACGATCCAGTCGGACCAGCACCGGAACAAGCCGATGGGGCCCACCCACATTTCGCTAACTTGACGCCGGACAACCGGTTGGTCGTTTGTGACTTGGGGACGGACAAGGTCTACATTTATGATGTATCGGCGGCTGGTAAATTGACCGCCGTCAGTCACGTCGACCTGCCAGCCGGTTACGGTCCACGGCACATCGTGTTCGATGCCAAGAAGAGTGTGGCTTATCTGGTCGGTGAATTAAGCAGTAATGTGGCCACGTTGGACTACGATGCCACTGCCGGTAAATTAACGGTTAAGCAAATCAGTCACACCATTCCAGATGACTGGACGGCGCACAACGGTTCTGCGGCAATTCGGTTGAGCAGTGACGGCCGTTTCGTTTACGTTTCCAACCGGGGGCACAACTCTATCACGGTCTTCGCGGCCGATGATGCAGGCAAGCTGACCACGGTGCAACGGATTTCCACGGAAGGCGACTTCCCACGGGACTTCAACTGGAACGCGGACGAAAGCTTGGTCATCGTGGTGAACCAAAACTCCGACAACGCAACGTTATATCAGCGTGACGCGGACAGCGGTAAATTAACGATGGTTCAAAAGGACTTCATGGTACCAGAGGGTGTTTGCGTGGTGCCGGTTAAATAA
- a CDS encoding GNAT family N-acetyltransferase — MSSFEGYHPLLTPKFRFDWLTRFKLKNVADLTHRDLAETADWINNTMRSTMKRSTLTWGIERRQTHKLVGWGGFLELDLPAHTGHAGLAGKTLPASEQQEIVDRLVSFGRDELQLTELKLTPSARLDEAVLAAAGFTADDTGHDWTWRLHN; from the coding sequence ATGTCAAGCTTTGAGGGTTACCACCCGTTACTCACACCGAAGTTTCGGTTCGACTGGCTTACCCGCTTTAAATTAAAAAATGTTGCCGACCTCACTCACCGCGATCTCGCCGAAACTGCCGACTGGATCAACAATACCATGCGTTCTACCATGAAACGATCCACCCTCACTTGGGGGATCGAACGGCGGCAGACCCACAAGTTGGTGGGCTGGGGCGGCTTCTTGGAATTAGATCTGCCCGCCCATACGGGTCACGCCGGTCTAGCTGGCAAAACACTGCCCGCTAGCGAACAACAGGAAATCGTAGATCGTCTCGTCAGCTTCGGTCGCGATGAACTCCAACTGACCGAATTGAAATTAACACCGTCCGCGCGATTAGACGAGGCGGTACTTGCGGCGGCAGGGTTTACTGCCGATGACACCGGTCACGACTGGACCTGGCGCTTACACAACTAA
- a CDS encoding APC family permease, with translation MKRKMSLFSLVMLTLSAIIGSGWLFGAGMAAQIAGPAAVLSWILGAVVIGLIALNYIELGTMFPTSGGMSQYAAFSHGPLLGFVAGWSNWLSLLTIIPIEAVAAVQYMSSWPWAWANWTRGFLKDGNITNQGLLIVFLFILAFTLLNFWSVKLLTRFTSFIAVFKLVIPTLTIIVLLATGFDSGNFAHTAGFMPNGSAAIFSATTAAGIIFSYNAFQTTINMGNEIDHPERNILWGIVIAFGISTVIYTMLQVAFIGAVPTTMLAHGWQGVNFQSPFADIAILLNLGWLSTLLYLDAFVSPFGTGVSFVATTSRTLAAMTGTKHVPTRLGEINRKYQTPRRAMVVDMLLGVLLVAGFRNWSALSNVISTSTLIAYLTGPVTVMALRHQGRDFSRPFRLHGVRVWAPLAYVLASLAIYWAKWPTTVEVFGVIALGLLCYIYYEIRQPAGWRALRASLKGSRWLLAEMIWLTVMSYAGSTQFGGVGQLAYPLDFLVVALGSLACYYLGVHDAYRSESFAIARELNQRVTEED, from the coding sequence TTGAAGCGCAAGATGAGTTTATTTTCACTAGTCATGCTAACGCTGAGTGCCATCATCGGTTCAGGTTGGTTGTTTGGGGCAGGAATGGCTGCCCAGATCGCCGGTCCGGCCGCTGTCCTATCTTGGATTTTAGGGGCCGTTGTCATCGGCCTGATTGCATTAAATTACATTGAACTTGGGACAATGTTCCCGACCAGCGGGGGGATGAGCCAGTATGCGGCCTTCTCCCACGGCCCACTACTAGGGTTTGTGGCTGGTTGGTCGAACTGGCTATCGTTACTGACGATCATTCCGATTGAAGCGGTGGCCGCCGTCCAATACATGAGTTCGTGGCCCTGGGCCTGGGCAAACTGGACCAGGGGTTTCCTGAAGGATGGAAACATTACCAATCAAGGATTACTGATTGTTTTTCTGTTTATTTTGGCGTTTACGCTATTGAATTTCTGGTCCGTCAAGTTGTTGACGCGATTTACCAGTTTTATTGCCGTCTTTAAATTAGTGATTCCCACGCTGACGATTATTGTGTTGTTGGCGACCGGGTTTGATTCCGGCAACTTTGCCCACACCGCGGGCTTCATGCCTAACGGGAGTGCGGCAATCTTCTCGGCGACGACGGCTGCGGGGATTATCTTCTCGTACAATGCTTTTCAGACCACGATTAATATGGGAAATGAAATTGACCACCCAGAACGGAACATTCTCTGGGGAATCGTCATTGCCTTTGGTATTAGTACCGTAATTTACACGATGCTACAGGTGGCCTTCATTGGGGCTGTGCCAACGACCATGCTGGCTCACGGCTGGCAGGGCGTCAACTTCCAGTCGCCATTTGCCGATATCGCCATTCTGCTGAATCTGGGCTGGTTGTCGACGTTACTGTATTTGGACGCCTTCGTCTCCCCATTTGGGACCGGGGTTTCATTCGTGGCGACGACCAGTCGTACGCTGGCCGCTATGACCGGGACCAAGCACGTTCCGACGCGATTGGGTGAAATCAACCGGAAGTACCAAACGCCACGGCGCGCCATGGTCGTGGACATGTTGCTGGGGGTTCTCTTGGTCGCGGGTTTCCGAAACTGGAGTGCCTTGTCCAACGTAATTTCCACGTCGACATTAATCGCTTACCTGACGGGTCCCGTTACGGTGATGGCACTGCGACACCAAGGCCGTGACTTCAGTCGGCCGTTCCGACTTCACGGCGTCCGGGTGTGGGCACCACTGGCCTATGTGCTGGCGAGCCTCGCTATCTACTGGGCGAAGTGGCCGACCACGGTCGAGGTCTTTGGGGTCATTGCCCTGGGACTGCTATGCTACATTTATTACGAAATTCGACAACCAGCGGGATGGCGGGCCTTACGGGCAAGTCTCAAGGGAAGCCGCTGGCTGTTAGCCGAAATGATCTGGCTCACCGTGATGTCTTATGCGGGGAGTACTCAGTTCGGCGGGGTCGGCCAGTTGGCCTATCCGCTGGACTTCCTGGTGGTCGCACTGGGCAGTCTGGCCTGTTACTATCTCGGGGTCCACGATGCTTATCGGAGTGAATCTTTCGCCATTGCCCGTGAGCTCAATCAACGGGTAACGGAAGAGGATTAA
- a CDS encoding VIT family protein, which translates to MAANEEVQIKKQKKQQTMAEKLNTLRAGVLGSNDGILTVVGVLFSVAAATNNQFTIFIAGLSDLLACAFSMASGEYASVSTQKDTERAAVDQEAALLKSHYSDQEAAVQKFYEERGVSAETSLAIAQDLMHKDALATVVNVKEDIQLGHYMNPWNAAFSSLIAASLGGAFPLIAMSLFSTAWQWPATIIAVLLSVTLTGFLSAKLGHGLVRTAIIRNVIVGIITMLIHYYVGQLF; encoded by the coding sequence ATGGCAGCTAATGAAGAAGTACAGATTAAGAAGCAAAAGAAACAACAAACGATGGCTGAAAAGTTAAATACGTTGCGGGCCGGTGTGTTAGGGTCCAACGATGGCATTCTAACCGTCGTGGGGGTATTGTTCAGTGTCGCCGCCGCAACCAACAATCAATTTACGATTTTTATTGCCGGCCTGTCGGACCTGTTGGCCTGCGCCTTCTCGATGGCGTCGGGAGAGTACGCCTCCGTCAGCACGCAAAAGGATACGGAAAGGGCAGCCGTGGACCAAGAAGCGGCGTTACTCAAGAGTCACTACTCCGACCAAGAGGCCGCCGTTCAGAAGTTTTACGAGGAGCGGGGGGTTTCTGCCGAGACTTCTCTGGCGATTGCCCAAGATTTAATGCATAAGGATGCCTTGGCAACGGTGGTTAACGTCAAGGAAGACATTCAGCTGGGACACTACATGAATCCCTGGAACGCGGCTTTTTCTTCCCTGATTGCGGCATCGCTGGGGGGCGCCTTCCCACTGATTGCCATGAGTCTCTTCTCAACGGCTTGGCAGTGGCCGGCAACCATTATCGCCGTGTTACTGTCGGTTACGTTGACGGGATTTCTGAGTGCTAAATTAGGCCACGGATTGGTCCGCACCGCGATTATCCGTAACGTAATTGTCGGGATTATTACCATGCTTATTCACTACTACGTCGGTCAACTCTTCTAA
- a CDS encoding VIT family protein: protein MRKEKKKATLAQRINVLRASVMGANDGILSVAGIVVGVAGAATSSFAIFISGIAGMIAGTVSMAMGEYVSVNAEKDAQRKAIETQTVALDDDYDGELAFVRDKYLASGIRPELADQAAKEMMSEDPLKTTVRERFDFNVGEYTNPYAAAIASMISFPTGSILPLVSITLLPAKWRILGTFIAVIIALSITGYVAAVLGNANRRNGTRRNVIAGILTMLVTYGIGSLFA, encoded by the coding sequence ATGAGAAAAGAGAAGAAAAAGGCCACGTTGGCCCAACGAATCAACGTTTTGCGGGCTAGCGTTATGGGCGCCAACGATGGGATTCTTTCCGTCGCCGGGATCGTTGTTGGAGTGGCTGGTGCGGCCACCAGTAGTTTTGCCATCTTTATTTCCGGGATTGCCGGCATGATCGCCGGGACGGTCTCCATGGCGATGGGGGAGTATGTCTCCGTTAACGCCGAGAAGGATGCCCAACGCAAGGCGATCGAGACGCAGACCGTGGCCTTGGATGATGATTACGACGGTGAGCTTGCCTTTGTGCGCGATAAGTATCTGGCCAGCGGTATTCGACCGGAGTTGGCTGATCAGGCGGCCAAGGAAATGATGAGTGAAGATCCATTAAAGACCACCGTCCGTGAACGGTTTGATTTTAACGTCGGGGAGTATACGAATCCGTATGCAGCTGCGATTGCGTCGATGATTTCATTTCCAACCGGGTCGATTCTGCCACTAGTGTCCATTACCTTATTGCCGGCGAAATGGCGAATTCTCGGTACCTTTATCGCCGTCATTATTGCCTTGTCGATTACCGGTTACGTGGCAGCTGTTCTGGGTAATGCCAACCGGCGCAACGGGACGAGACGAAACGTGATTGCGGGAATTTTAACGATGTTGGTGACGTATGGCATCGGAAGTCTATTCGCTTAG
- a CDS encoding transcriptional repressor: protein MANQQQLLKQALQTLKDHHVRVTPQRQIILTYLVTHHNHPSVDTIFNALASQLPNLSMATVYNTLNLLVDLGVVIELPNDNGGLRYDFYGRPHYHVICENCGKITDVFAPDFPEIERQLNQEAADQTGYLITSNHVEVYGLCPECQQKLHIDPKRQNWTADTQKPLS from the coding sequence TTGGCAAATCAGCAACAACTTTTAAAACAGGCCCTGCAGACCTTGAAGGATCACCACGTCCGGGTCACCCCGCAACGGCAAATTATTTTGACTTATTTGGTGACCCACCACAACCACCCTTCGGTCGACACCATCTTTAACGCGCTCGCCAGCCAGCTGCCCAATCTCAGCATGGCTACGGTCTACAATACATTGAATCTCTTGGTGGATCTGGGCGTCGTCATTGAATTGCCGAATGATAACGGTGGCCTGCGCTATGACTTTTACGGCCGACCACACTACCACGTTATTTGTGAAAACTGTGGAAAAATCACGGATGTCTTCGCTCCCGACTTTCCAGAGATTGAGCGCCAACTCAACCAGGAAGCGGCGGATCAGACCGGCTACCTTATCACCAGTAACCACGTTGAAGTCTATGGTCTCTGCCCCGAGTGTCAGCAGAAGCTCCACATCGATCCGAAGCGGCAAAATTGGACGGCGGATACCCAGAAACCGCTGTCATAG